The region tttatgcccaagacataaaaaataactatttcgtagaaaaattttaaaatttgtaccTGTACCATAAGAAAAATACTGCTGACTTCTGTGCCcagctattttttttaatagaaactATCTGACAGactcaataaaacaaaatttcgcgTTTGTTTAATGCTTGATTTACTCTTACGCCGTTTACgctccgtttagctaaaccacgcctctttttaattgtttaaagagtaaacGGAGCGTAAACGGCGTAAGAGTAAATCAAGCATAAcaagagaaacaaaaatgtgtttattAGCACTTTTCCTATGTTTTTTATGGCggtagtttaaaaaaaaatcggagtTTAACAGTTGTTTAAAAAGAAACTACGAACTCTACAAGATCTTCTCTGCATCTTCGAATTTTCCTTTATTCGGATGTTTGAATATCCGAATTTATGGAGCCTACCAAAAGACTTGAATAAGTCTGAAAAACCATTGTCTTAACAACACGGCTATAACAAAAGTTGGGAGATTTAAATTCGGCTTTAAATTCGTTTGACTTTTTTGTAGGGTCACAAAGTATTGATAGACTTGAAcaacattttgaaaacatcGCTGTAGAAACTTCCTTCAATTAGGTAAACGCTGTAAATGTTGCTCGTCGATTGAAATGCAGTGTGTTCcatcaaatcaatttattctttttcttGTATGATTTTTTAGCACGCCAGTCGAtatattcatcaaaattgTCGTCATCGTcgtcttcatcatcatcactaTTTGTTTTGATACTGGAATTTACTGCTCTAGACGAGATGTTGACGTCTTTTTCCTTCACtgtttccttcttcttctctaAACTCACGACCCTGAAAAAAAGACCGTAACCATTAGTGATCTGTAATGCTAGTCATCGACAAGGACGAAAAAAGATAGGAAATAAGCTCAAAGTGCATGGTACGCAGTCATTACCTTGACCAGTTCCGGATTTGTTCGTCTATTTCATCGATTTGCCGTTCTGTTGTCGCTTCCTCCTGATCGTCAGCGATGATGGCGTTAGACAAACTAGCCGCAGCCTTTATTTCCTTTTGAAATCGTTCCCATTCTTCTTCTACCGGATCCTTGTATTCAAGATTGCGAGCTTTAGCATCCTTAACTGGATCGTCGAAGAACCCTTCAGGTAGAACCTCATCAGTTTCCATTTTAACAACGTCTGAATTCGCTCCGTTTGCCTCCACATTTCGTTCCTCACGATTAAAATTCACAAGATCTTTGCGGATCGACGTTTTTTGCAGAGTCGCTTCAAAGTAACTGCTAGTCTGAACCGCTGGTTTGGAATCGAAGAAATCTGATGGAATCGAATTGGTTGCGGTTGGTACAGTTGAAGGTGCGGTTGTAGTGTTTGCATTTTTCAGTATTCCTTTCAGTTTCTTTTGCGGCACTTCGGCTACAGGTGGTGTGGCTGGTCGTTTCATTGCAGGAGTCGTCGCTACTTGTAATTTATCTTTGAGCTTCTTTGCCTCTTCAATGTTCTGCTTGTGTAGCTTAGCGTTTACATGAACTTTCCAAACGTCCTCCGAACGTACAATCGATTTGCAAAGAACGCACATCAACTGGCCAGATTCATTGTACTTGGCCAGAGGCGAATCAATCTTCTTGGTCGGAATTGTAACCTGCTGCTTGGATTTCTGCTCGTTCATCAGACGTCTCAAGTCATTTTGTTTCTGCTTAGCAAGTTTGAATGTTGCCGACATTatttaagttttcgttttatgCGAACAGaataaacaaactaaaaagttCTCCACATCTAACTGATGTTTACGAATGTTTGCTGTTGACAGTTGACATTTGGCATAACATGTGTGAGAGTGTGTGCATTTTTCTGGCATGACAGGTATGGCTcactttttatttcgttttaacGAGAGGTAATTCACACAAAGTTCTGAAATAACAGGTgacaaccacgaaggcggttgacaccaaattttataaacagatagtgtgagaaatcaacttaaagaaaatatttttctcgaaaattcagaattttgtttttgttaagttccattttacatataaacttcgcagccgttgacgcaattgtgtgtcaccgccttcgtgatcaactcagagttgtcttaacctgttctttcagaaccttgaattCACAGGGATGTGATTGAAtacaaggttctgaaaaaacaggttaagacacttacgaaggcgggaGAAAAACAAATCTTGACACTTCAGACgtttgaaaattcaacttgaaaacattttttttttgttaagttgaaatcgtcatataaaattttccaaatctaGTTGGCGctacaagaaaattttgatcacaccacattcgtgatcaactcgaaagtgtcttaacctgcttaacctgttctttcagaaccttaaTTGAATACTCGTGTCATTTGGAATTAAAGCGTCGACGTATAAATTTGGAATAAAAGCCACTTATAGAAATCGAGAGATGAGCCTGGTCAGCCTGGTACTGATGTTCAGTTGATTCAAAGAGCAAATAGAAAAGACATTTCATTAATCCTATGTTGTCATAGGAATCATTtgaccaaggctgtaaactttggggaggtcacgcagaccgccattttattagatacgcgggaacacaccacttctgatgattttatatacaaacaaaatttcaaaacgatgacAATCATCATGGtgagtgaatttttgtatgaaatccgccatGTTATCACAAACGTGTGTCACctgcgtatctgtatctgcctgacctccccaaagtttacagccttggattCGTCATTGACGACACTCTTGCACTTATATTAATATTCCGGCACTTCAAATTTCTTCACGCAACCTATCCGTCAAAAAACTAGAAATTATCagtaatttacattttacattttttttttacattttccttaatagattttaaaaaaatgtttggaggagaatggaattttctgAGGTTAGATTCCAAAGTTGGTCTAACGATCTACCTGCTGTTGCTAAACGAATTTTGTATCTattcaatagtattttgccTCCATACTCCatttgtaaatgaaaaaattacgatttctttgaaaatttctgcatttttttatcgaaattgagTCTccagataaatatatttttaaattgctgCTGTTGATGTCTCTAATACGATATAAAATGTTCCCTGAAGTTCTccgtttaattaattttttttcgctaaaattgagaaaacgGTAAAAATAGTTCAAATTTCGTAAGTTTTCAccaatttttaacatttttgacatttttccaTGTAGAAATATTTGTATGCATTGTTATGAATGTATTAACGTTAGTACTACAATTTTCTGCCATTTTCCggctcatttcgaatttaaatgTCTCGAAAATCGAAAGGAAACAGTGTAATTTGGTGCAAGAAAAATCCGACTGTGTATTAACCTCACTTTTTGCAGAAATATCTCgggcaaatttttttttatcactttcggaacttttttggttgttgttgaGACCTGTACCTGTCGAATGAGCCTACTTACACGAAATCCGGTCGTAAGACACCggccaaaaatgaaaaatggctTCAAAGTTAGCAGTTTTTTGTGTAGTGTCTACGGAAAATGACCATATTTccgccattttgtttttccaaaaaaaagttcttccataAAAGTTAGGTAATTAATGTAcctttttaacaaaaaaaaggaatccGAACCAAGTCACTTCTATTAGCGATTCTTAGTTTTACACGAAAACGGTAAATTTACCGGTAATACCGGTTCATCGacctcaagaaaaaaatttagttctacAACTCTTGATACTCTATCAGAatccattcacaaaaaaaaaacttaaaacctCGAATCCACAGAGCCACTTTTCGTTACACAAGCGTCTGGACTAGTTATTGGAGAGCCTGGCTGAATACTAATTTCTAAACTCCTCATCTCCTGGGAGATATACAAATAATGTTCACGCAAAATGTTTGTCCAATCATTTCGTCAAGTCGTTTCCCTTCGTTTCTTTGGAtcacatttcttaatgaaaatcagaattacaattttctgCAGTTCGTTCGTGAAACTAAAATTCTCTCAGTGTTGCTAGTACTAAAGTTACACCGGCTAactcaatataaaaaaagattgTATTCATTCGACAAGACAGAGACGACTACATTCTGATGATGAGACAATAAAACCAGTTCACAGTTTGTGGCCATTCAGAATATAATCTTACTATTCAATGCACCCACACATCAATGATATGAACCGAATTAccgtttttcttaaaaatacaaaaacaatcACAGGGTGGACGTGATCATATGCAGTTTCGATTGCATTTAGGATAATATCCTCATTGAATGCAGCAGATATTGTGTGCGTTGAGATTGTCTTGTTACTTAATTCTGTCGGACTGATTGCAGTTCCAGAGATCAATCAACTTCTTCAAACGTACTgaagaattcaattttatcttgAACCCTGTACACAAATCAGCATAAAATACGTGTCACTGTGTCATTCATCATTTAATATTATTTCTCGTTGAATGTGTATGTGCTGTCTAACGTAAAATCCATTCTTTCTCCAATAGAATGAATTTAACCACCATAAATGCAACAAAGATAGCACGACAAATACAGTTATGTCAAACATACATTTGCTGTGAATCGAATGCACGTAGAGCGTTTGTTCAGAAAGTATCATGCAATTGGCTGACAAGTAACCCATCCAGGAACACTTCGACTATCGCATTTTATCAGAGTAATTTCTTGCGCAAACGTATTGCCGACCGGAGTGTTTTAGTTATTGTGCCGAAACGATCTTTTGTTATTTCGAGTTCAGCTGCTGATAAGTCACGGAAAAAGTCGCGAATATTGTCACAATTTGCCAACGTTGTCAGggattttattggaaaaactttttcgaccGTAAATAGTGCAGCATTTTCGGACAATATGaccaaaattgcatttcaacGGTTACCAGCGACTGTTGTGCCGAAGCATTACAATCTGGAATTGAAGCCCGATTTAATTGGATTCACATTCGCTGGAAatgtttcaattcaaattcagGTAAAGATTAAAGAAATTCGTATCGAAATGGATGTGTGTTTATCTAATGGAACGGAGTGATGAATATGTATGATGCGCTCTTGACGTACTGAATATATAAATTGAGAGTCATGCATTATTGAGGTTAGAATGCATTTCTTTATGTATGATGTGATGTGAGGAATTTCATTATAAAATTGTCGTTGATGAGTGCTTGATAAGTACACAATGAACACCGAAGATtcgatggaaattttattaatttattcgaGAATAGGATGGTGGAAGGGAGATTTTAAAATGTGATTTAAAGATTGGACATGATTTCTATACTGAccttttcaaaatgaaactcTACCTTTACGTCTTGCCCACAGTCCCGAAGTCAATTTAGTCAAACATTTGTCcttatcgaaaaacaattgcaGATTCTGTCTCCAGTTGATCAGATCGTCTTAAATGCCATGGAATTAGCCATCAACAAATccgaaataattcaaaatggtCAATCATACGCAACGGAATCGGTTACTCTGAATGCGGAACAAGAAACCGCCATCCTAAAATTCAATCAACAATTCAGCGGCGATGCTACACTCAACATCGAATTCAACGGTGAATTGAATGATAAAATGAAGGGCTTTTATCGCAGCAAATATTTCGCTCCAACCGGTGAAGTACGCTACGCTGGAGTTACACAATTTGAGGCTACCGATGCGAGACGTTGCTTCCCATGTGAGTACAGAGTACTTTGAGTTAATTTATGCATTTCCAgagatttcaatttcgttttattcgaAACTAAAGGCTGGGACGAACCTGCCACTAAGGCAACATTTGATATAACCCTCAAAGTTCCTGCCGACCGTGTAGCTTTGTCAAACATGCCCATCGTATCCGATGTGAACGAGAAC is a window of Bradysia coprophila strain Holo2 unplaced genomic scaffold, BU_Bcop_v1 contig_350, whole genome shotgun sequence DNA encoding:
- the LOC119079932 gene encoding zinc finger protein 830, producing the protein MSATFKLAKQKQNDLRRLMNEQKSKQQVTIPTKKIDSPLAKYNESGQLMCVLCKSIVRSEDVWKVHVNAKLHKQNIEEAKKLKDKLQVATTPAMKRPATPPVAEVPQKKLKGILKNANTTTAPSTVPTATNSIPSDFFDSKPAVQTSSYFEATLQKTSIRKDLVNFNREERNVEANGANSDVVKMETDEVLPEGFFDDPVKDAKARNLEYKDPVEEEWERFQKEIKAAASLSNAIIADDQEEATTERQIDEIDEQIRNWSRVVSLEKKKETVKEKDVNISSRAVNSSIKTNSDDDEDDDDDNFDEYIDWRAKKSYKKKNKLI